The Malaclemys terrapin pileata isolate rMalTer1 chromosome 5, rMalTer1.hap1, whole genome shotgun sequence genomic interval ACTGCCATTTCAGTAGTCAGAAGTTTCTTATACAGAAGCACATGAAATATTTCAGACTAAAGACCCCGCTTTAAATTATCTGGCAGTAAGGTATATTTACACCTACAAGTTCTGGAAGGCTGTTTCCCATATGTTATGGAGTTGAATCCTAGATACCCTAATACTTGGACACCTTATTAATTAGACAGATTGATTTCCTCCATTTCCCTCCAGCAACAACTCCACTAGTATTAAATCCTCCTGATagcttaaaatggaaaaaaaagatttACAGTGTTTTCCTATAACTTCTCAAATGAGAAATTcattgattctatgattcacatcAATGGGATAATATATTTCTTTCTCCACATAATTCATTTACTTCTTCAAAACACATTCCAACTTAACAGTGTTTTTTTCATGTATGGCTGTGCAGGCAGAAACtggaactgaagtcaatggaagctggcCCTAGAGTGATTGCTGGGAAGCAGGTTGCCAGCGTTATCAATACTTTGGACTCTAATTATATAGCAGTTCCACTAGTGGCAGAGCCAGTGAAGACTGAATGCAAAAACTGTCCCTCAGTAAGTAAACACACTGTTAGAGACTTAAATTCAAGGAGGTGAGCAGAACCGGTTTGAAAAAGAAATTTCTATCCAACAAATATGCCAAAGAAAGACGTGTAATATAGCATTATAAATGCCACAGGAATTTCCCAAAACGTCTGAACATTATGGTAGTGCTGTCATGAGTCAACAACCAAGGCtgagttgagttttgcacttagTGGAATTAAACCCTTTTGTTTTCTATGAATAATATCATGTATCTCCCTCTAAACTTACAGCACATATTCTTAAGAACAGAGAATGGAgtttctgagggtacatctacactacagcggggagtcgatttaagatacgcaaattcagctacgtgaatagcgtagctgaattcgacgtatcgcagccgacttaccctgctgtgaggacggcggcaaaatcgacttctgcggctttctgtcggcggcgcttactcccacctccgctggtggagtaagagcgccgattcggggatcgattgtcgcgtcccaacgggacgcgataaatcgatccccgagaggtcaatttctacccgccgattcaggcgggtagtgtagaccgaGCCTGAGAATTTACAAATAAAGTCATAAATGTATTAATTATAATCACTTTCAAATAAAATgggcctttatatatatatatttttgaaagtCTAACCTTTCTTCCCACTCCCTCTAGCAAAACAATCTTGATTTTTGATATTTGACTTACATACTAGCAAAATCTAAGGTAAaagctacttaaaaaaaaagtagtgatattgtcaacaaatattttaagtgatattacGATAGTTGAATGGGTTTCTTTCAGTGAACAGATACCCTAGAATTTAAAAGTTATGATTCTAAAAACTTTTTGATGTGGAAGGTacggctccaattcagcaagataCGGAAGTATGTGCATAATTTGAAGCCTTTAGTAGGTCTATTCATGCACTTAAAATACCTTGCTGGTTTGGAGCCCGTGTAAATTATTTGGCAGTACAATCATGCTGTAATGTTGTGTTTTTTTCCTAAAGTTTGTATAGCTGAACAGAAGGGATATTGCATGAGTAGTAAAGAAGTTCCGAAGGGGAGGGTACATCAATGGGAGGCAAACAGGCTGGAGTTGTGCTTATGAATGTTTACACTGAACAGTTTCTCACTTCTTATTGTGAAAGCTGAGGTCAAATCATTTGGAACTGAATTTGTCATAATAGTTGTAGAGAGAATTTCCAGACCAATTTAAAAATCATGGGGTATATTTACAGAGCACTGCATGAGGAATGAGGCATGGCATTCTCACTGTAAACCTAGTGGAACGGTGACAATGGAGTCCTACTTTCCTACCGTACTTTACTGTAACTGCTATACAAAGACTGGGTCTATAAATAGACCACTTATATCCAGAACAGCAACATCATAATATTTAGTACTTCCATATCATAATATATATTAATGCCACACTGATATAGTATGCCACACACCTTTACATTGTCAAAGACCTTCACAAACATTACCTAGTTCACTTAGGTGTGGTTAGGATTAGTAAAAGtaaccattatccccattttacaagtaGGAAACCTAGATACAGAGAAAGGaaggccaacattttaaaacttggaagcttaaagttaggcaggtaaattcatatttaggcaccccACATAAGtcacttgattttcagaagtgctgagcaatcATTGTTCTTACTTAAATGGGTGCTCAACATTTCTGGGAATCAAGCCACCTATTAAGATGGCTATTTTAGTCacgcacatttgaaaattttggcttaagGAACTTTCCCCAGGCTAACGAGTAAATTGGCTTCACAGTTGAAATCTGAAGCTGCTTCTCATGTAGTTTAACTATTAACTTGTCAACATATAAAAATAGTAACTGCATTATAATTTTTCTTTATCCGTTTTACATGATTTCTAACCGCAACGGGTGAAGCATTTCCTGGCAATTAATGACGAGATGAATTCGAGATCCCAAGCTTCTTCTTGGGGTCTAGCCTCCTCAAACTGGTCAGCTGCCGGAAAATGCCAAAGAATCATTATAGCTGGATGAATGTTAACAGATGATTTAGAGTAATCTAAAGTAATGCAAAAGACACTGATTGTCTAGAGCACACCAACCAAAGGGCATCACTCACCACAAAAATTCATTTCTCTACGTTGTATATTTATTCATTTTCAGATTACAATAGCGATATTGACCTTGATGCTGGGCTTCAGTGACCAGCTGAGATAAACAGCCCCCATCTGTGCCCCAGGCCATCAATTCCTCCCAGATGGTCATTAATCCCCAGGAAATACCCAGTGCCTCTGTCATTGTTGCCTAATTACTGTCTGTTACAGTTCATGGAAATTACACTCTGTACCACTGAAGTGATATTTCTGTTTGCAGGCAGGTTCAAGTGCTATAGCTTAGTACAAACTCTATGAAGGTAGAATATTTTAGCAAAGATTGAACTGGTATTGATGTGATTTCCCACTTCGGAGAACTGCAATAAACACTGCTGCAAAGAACAGATGAGTTTTCACCAAGGAATGTCCTAGATAATACTAGATAAAAGAAGTGGAGGCAGGTGATAGAATAGAGAAAAGGTCAAAATATCTGTACAGATTTCTTACCAAAGGGTGTCTGAAAGTAACCCTCTCAATCTTTAGATTTCTTAACGTTGAACATGGGCTTCTAAAACACTGCAATGGGAAGtctggaaatgtataaaatagATGCTGAGAGTTTAGCTGGATTGAAAAaagggactggacatttatatcACTAATAGGAACATCCAGagtaaggatttaaaaaaaaagaagagagaggatGACAACAACTGGATGGGATATAAATCCTCACAATTCAGGACATAAACTAATCTCTAACCACAGACAGAAGGAAGAAACTTTTCTTTTGGACATATTGTCCCATAACTGCCCACTGCAGGGCTTCTTGCCCCTCCCTCTCAAGTATCTTGTACTTCCCACCTTGACTTGGGTAGTCAAGTACCAAACAGGATACTTGACTAGACGAACCAGTGGTCTGATTTAGTATGGCAATTGTGTTCCTCTAGTGCTGGTACATCATTTTTGACTGATTCTTTATTGTGGCCTAAATTTCACCCTCTTTCCCTTCCACAACTGTTATTCAGCATTCTGTGCCCCCACTTGATTGCTCTCCACCACAGCAGAGGTAGTTGTATTTCAATGGTATATGGGTATAGTTTGTGGAGCACTTTAAAGATACTTTGGGATGACATGTGCTATATACATGTCATGATTCAACAACTGAAAGCATGCAAAAGCATCCTGTTTCCAATACTCTGCTAACTACCATTTTATAAAGCAGCCACAAATTGCTACCCCTCTTCACCATACACAATTGTAGAAGACAGAAATGGGAAAGTTGTATGGGGGCATCTGCAAAGGCTTCTTACAAAAGTGCCATCttctaaaaaaaaatgtcaatgtGGCTTTTCACATTTCTTTCAATAGTGAAGTTTCAAGAAAACTAGAGCCACATCATGAGAACACTGTATTTACAGAGGCTGGGCAACCATGTTTTGGACCAAAATATATCACATTTCAGATATTATGTAGTACTCAAGTGATACTGTAGATTTCAATGAGACGCTCAATTTTGGTTTTGCTGCAGTAATGGGACCTGGAAAAGGTTTAAGAAACACATGGTACCATAGCAGAGGCATATTAAATGATATCTATCTAAGGAATCTCCAGTATATGAGATTTCAACTACTATAAACTATACTCAACATATCTATCATGAGACTGATTTCTGAGAATTGAAACCAATGCACcaggtttgacacaatttgtttaattattttgcAGATTTCTGAGCACTGGCAGGCTATCAGGAAACAATTGGAACCTGAAAACCTTTCCAAAGCTGAAGCAACAAGAAGTTTTTTGTCCTTCATTCAGAACCTCAGGGAAGCTACGAAAGAGGAGATACTTCAAATTCTTAGAAGTGAAAGAAATGACGTACTGTAAGTCACCAAGAGCAACTTTTATGCTGTAATAAAGGatttacaaaacacaaaaaatgtGGGGTGGGTGCATGGGAGAGAGTAACTCATCCACATACATGTGTAATCATATTAGTGATATGCTGGATCTGTAATAGTTAACACTTTTCTATCTACAGGGAAGGGGAAGTTTTTGTATGACAGTGCTTGCTTCTGCAATAATATGTTCTTGCAGTTTATTATTCAGCCCCGAGATGCCTTTAGCAACTGTATAGCATCCCAGACAGTCTGGTCTCTGGTAAACAACAGAGTCAAAGCTGGATCTCAAGCTGAGTGGAAACTCCTTCATCTGCCGTTATAGCTCTTTTCTTTTTACAGACACACTTTTCCTTTTTCAGATTTAATCCTGTGGACTTTAAAACACTAAGAACActtctaagccttttatcataCTCTTCCTCTGTATTGGCATAAAACAAAATATCATCTACATGTATGGATACCCCTTGCTGTCCTTCAACTATCTTGTCCTAGAAGATTTCAGGAGCACTGGTTTTGCTAAAAATGTAAATGCTGAAAGCAGTAGCGGCCAATAAGAGTAATAAATTCTACCTATAATTTACTTTCCATGATCAGACCTGTCAATAGCTCAACCTCTTTGTTTCTGTAAGTAGCCGTGTCTTTTCAATACATTGCCCAACACACTTCAATAACTTATTGATTTCCACTCCTCACTTTACAGTCCTCAGCTGGTGGATGCTGTAACCTCTGCTCAGACCCCAGCCTCACTGGAGGCCATGCTGGAGTTCCTGGACTTTAAGAATGGAAGCAGCTCTGTCCTGCAGGAGCGGTTCCTATATGCCTGTGGATTTGCTTCCCACCCCAATGAGTTGCTACTGAAATCTTTAATTGTAAGTCAAAATGGCAGCAAAACACAAGCTCATTTATTACTCAAAGAACCTAAGCCATgctgagaggggagggaaggggtgttgTCCAACACCTCATAACTTTGAGGTGTGCATATTCTGCTGCAGGCTGTGGCTCATACAGTACCCACAATGCATAGGATTTCGATGCAGAACCTATATCTACTTTGTAAAATGTCACTTCTGCTTACACCATAGAAAACCTATTACATAACAATATGTATGTACGTCCCCAGTTCTCCTagaacggggtgggcaaactttttggcccaagagccacatctgggtatagaaattgtatggcgggccatgaacgctcacaaaattggggttggagtgcgCACGGGGGTGAGGGCtatgtctgggggtgcaggctccggggtggggacagaaacgaggagttcagggtgtgggaaggggggtcCGGGCTGGGGTAGGTAGGGTAGGGTgcgagggggggtgagggctccagctggggcgctggctctggggatgaggggttttgggtgtaggagggtgctccaggctgggaccaaggggttcggcgggtgggagggggatcagggctggggcagggggttgaggtactggggggtggctcaggggtgcagggcagcgcttacctcaagtggcgcccagaagcagcggcatgtcccccctccaactcctatgcagaggcacagccaggtggctctgctgcatgctgtcctgtccacaggtgccgcccctacagctcccattggccatggttcccagccaatgggagatgcggggggcagtgcttggggtgggggcagagtgtggaacggagacccctggctgcccctatccGTAGGAGCCacagaggggacatgctgctgcttctgggagtcacGCGGAGTggtccctgaccctgctccccggctggagcggggAAAGCCCCAGAACTTGCTCCCCGCCGGGatctcaagggccggattaaaacagctggcgggctgtagtttgcccacccctgtcctagagacTACCAGATCAAGCAACGTTTTACAAATTATTCTTGTTAGTATACCAATTCAGAGACGAAATATATAGGAGCTAAGTATTTCTATTATCTGTTGACATCAGGCTTTAAACATCAGCTTCATAAGGAACTGCTGTGCCAGATATTCTGAATGaaacttaaaaggaaaaaaactacatttgcagggctggctctggctttctggccgccccaagcaaaaaaaaacaaaaaaaaaaaacaaaaaaaaaaaaaccacagcggccagaacagaaaaaaaacccaaaaaaacaaaacacacctgcagcgcggccggagccaggatgcaggggcactccctgccctgcagatgtgccccggctagcagggggagggggagggagcgggggggagagagagaaggggggcggccagggcttcagcggggcattGTCACGTGGTCCCTCCCACCGTgccccctgccaggagggctccgcaccgctctggtcggctgggagggaaggacgcgggctgccgcTGCCGGGCTtactgcagggcgctcccgtcctccacaccgctgccccctacagggcggccggagcagaacaacaacaacaacaaaaaagcggctgtgccgccctaggattgggcggaatgccgcctcctacaagctccCGCCCCAAGCACATTTGGTACTGTACATTTGGTTATTACACCCAACGGCAGAACAGTACTCTGCTGAGTACAAGTGCGATCCTGTAAGGTGATGAgcaccctcctctcccaggaaGTCAACAGGAGTGGAGGGcgctcagcacattgcaggattTGTACCATTCTATTTAGATGTGAAGGCTAACAGTGTTCCCTTTCAATACCAGAATAGACTCCAGGGCCAGATTGGAAATAGTGAAATCAGAGAAACTGTTACCATCATCGTTGGTGCACTCGTCAAAAAGCTGTGTGACAAAGGAGGCTGCAAACTGCCAGTAAGTATTTGCTGTTTTTCtactggccaaattctgccattggATGCACATGCACAACCCCTGCTGAAAGTATTGGGAGACTCATGCAAGCATCCCTCAGAATTTGCCCTCATGTTTTAAATGACACCTACCTTTAACATGATGGACAGACTTTCTTTAGAACAGGTTTTATTTTGTGCCCTGGGggccggattctgatctcagttacatctgTTGTGCATGCAGATAACTCTTAacgactcctgatttacactagggtAACTAACATCAGACCTCTCCCTAATCCCAAATGCCTGTATGTTCCTAGCCTGGCAGTAGACATGGTACTTTTGTCTGGTTTTACAGAAGTTTTTGGCATCCCCTGAGAACTTTGTGCAGTCAGGGTCTACCTAAAACATGGAAACAACTTAGATTACAGATTCACTGGCGCAGGAATACTGGTCCAAGTGGTGGACTGTGTCTAATCTGTGCTCAGCGCAGGGCAGACTCTATGCCATTCTATGGGTCATGACAAGAAGTATAGCAACCTGAGGGACAAGGAATCCTCAACTGGTCAGATCTGCTGGATGTATGACTCCTTTGCACGGCTGAAGAGTCTCAAGCATCCAGCCAGCACCCAAGAGATTTAcaccttttatttttctgttaagtgCCATGTGTTCCTATACCACTGTGTGAATAGGCACGAAGGAACATTTCCCGTGTCATTTCTTTCTGTCACAATTATTTAAATTGTGTCTGTTGGCCTCAGCAGTGGAGTCAGTATATTCCTtgaatcaacaggtgcatgctgAGTGAGTGGCATGTTTAGGAATCATGCATCAGGGCATGCCTGTAGATTTAAGGAAGTTTTCAGTATGCAGTTGAAAAGTCAGACCTTTGCTAAATGTGACCAATTATGTTTTAAACCAGCCAAAGGTATCCGGACCCAGTCCTGCAGCTCCTACTCACATGGGCGTTGAGCAagcttagcaccttgcaggaagtgctcagcaccttggaggATCACGTCTTAAATGTCATCTATTTTCTTTTCAGGCTGTTGTGCGAGCTAAGCAGCTGATCCTAGGAGGATTAGACAAGGCAAAGAAAGAGGATGATGTGAAGATGTACCTGCTGGCAATGAAGAACGCCCTTCTGCCTGAAGCAATTCCGCTGCTACTAAAATATGCTGAAGCAGGAGAAGGGCCCATCAGTAATCTTGCTGCCACAGCTCTGCAGAGATATGGCATCTCTTTCATCACCAGTGAGGTGAGAAGATTTACTGCAAGGGAAAAAGGACACGAGAGgacatttaaaatcaaatgtaaatTAAGTGGAGCCCCTTCTTCATGTCCCACCCCATTTCAATTTACACTAGatattttttctttcaataaATGGTCTTTTATACCCTTTCACGGTGTAGCCAGAAAACTGTTCATGGCAGTTTTGATCTCTACACATCTCTCTCTTCCCACAGAGCAGTATCTAGAGAATTAATCTGTGGCTCTAGAGTCACATGCAACAATTATGGTACAGCATGTGGAGCTCCCGGCTCTGATCTGAACTCCATTCACAGATGTGCTCACTTTGCTGTGTGGCACACGAGACATTAGAGGGAATGCTGAACATGTGAATCAGAGTGAACAGGATCCTTCCTTGCCCCCCAGGTAGCAAAGGAAAATGGgtggaaaggaggagagaggtacctctctcctccttcccagcagccaggaaagGGATTGCTCAAGAGGAATACTGAGAGATTATGGCAAATGGAACTACAGAAGATTACCCCAGAGCGAGGTCCTGACATCATTGCATTGCACTGTGTACTTCTGTTGCTGTTCTGCACCAACCACTGCTGACCTTGCGTTGTCATGATGCAATTTCACAACACAACCATCTCAGTCCATCAGCAGGCCATGACTGCTTCACTCTGTCACTCCATTAGTTAGGAAGTTGCTCTGCAGCCCTTCATGGTGAGATACCTCAGTAGCAGACAATCCTTAGCTTGTGGAAAATGTACGATTATTTTTAAAGATACCTTTCtcttaaccatttaaaaaaatctccttaGCCATTGTCAGCATTGTATTAATTCTCCTCCACTATGCTCTGGCCAACAATCTTGCTGTCAGTGTTAATGTGTAAGGCTGCGTGTGAGCTATGGTTGAAAACATAACGGCTGCTCCATTTCCTCACACAATTCCTGTACGACTAGTGTTTAACATATAAAGTGACACTGGGAGCATAAAAAGCACTATATTAAAACATACTCGAATATATTAGCTATGGACCTAGACTAGGCAGGAGTCAGGCTATGTGTTTGTATCTCTGACATCATTAATTAGTATGATTCCATTTTCTATGGATACCTGTGACTTATTAGGTGAATATTCTGTTTTCTGATTAGGTGAAGGAAACCATGAACCGGATTTATCACCAGAATCATAAAATTTATGAAAAGACCCTCAGAACCACTGCAGCTGCCATCATCTTCAGCAATAACCCATCCTACATGGAAGTGAAAAACCTCTTGCTTTCTATTGGAGAACTGCCATTGGAAATGAACAAGTACATGCTCTCATTAGTCCAAGATATACTTCATTTTGAAATGCCTGCAAGGTACATTATgtttaatatatgtatatatacacacacaaatgtacaggcatacacagatacaaacaaacTTATCACTCTCTGTACTAATGTGACACGGGATAAAAACAAAGCGTATTCAGTTAATAGCTAAAAAACATGTAGTTTTTAAGAGGTCATAAGTGGGCACATGCTCATCTTTCTATTTTTGGGTACTGCCATGTTAAAATAAATCCATATATTCCAGTGGTAGACACTGAACACCTgacaggagattttcaaaggcacaaatggcagtgaGGCACCAAGCTCCCTGCTGATTTTCGATTAGTTAGGTGCTTccctgccatttgtgcctttgaaaatcttcccaccTGGTCTTCATTCTTGATGTTCGATGGAACTTATGTCTTATGTTTCCAAAAGTGAAGCTCTTTAAAAAGTTGCAGCATTAAAAGAAAATCATTGAAATATCTTTCATTCTAGACTATGTTAGTTTTCaaataaaaccattttaattGGTAACCTTCCTACAACCAAACCCAGATCTGTGGCCAAGACCTTATAAAAGTATCTCAATAATTAAGCCAGGTACTTAACAAAAAATCTTTCAGTAGTAATCTTTTACATTTCTGTTATTGAAATATCAATGTATATAGACAGATTAAAAATCTTACTTTCAAAAGAACATTAAAGGTGCAAAGTGAAGCACCAAAAAGTCAGAtaatacctgttctgtggataggAACTTTACTCCCCAGCAGTTTGTCCATCTACGATCTTAAAATTCtttcaagaaagaaaggaaataatcAACAttgagtggaattttcaaaagtgcataagtgattcaatgggacttgtgctcctaaatctctTAGGTGGTTTCTGAAATACCATCTATTATCCCTTATCTATTTATCTTCAGGTTTTAGGAACggatgatccaaagcccagtgaagtcaatgaaaagactcccattgacttcagtaggctctgAGTCAGGCATAGAGTAGTGTGAGCAAAGTTAAATCTTCTCTTTCCCAATAGGCTGCCATTCTTTATGTTCTCATGGAAGACAGTACAGTAGCAAActagtttttcattttttaatactGCAGCAAAATGATTCGTAAAGTTCTGAAGGACATGGTTGTGCATAATTATGATCGCTTCTCCAAGACTGGGTCGTCTTCTGCCTATTCTGGCTACGTGACACGTATGTAAccagaaaaaataactttttaagcCTGTTTATATTGCTGGTCACTTGACTTAGTTGCAGACATGATTAATATCTGGTGTCTTTGTCGATTAAGGTGGTCCTGATGCATCATCCACATACAGCCTTGACATCCTCTATTCAGGCTCTGGGATTTTAAGAAGTAGTAACATGAACATCCTTCTTTTCAATAAAAATGCTCGACTTCATGCCAGCCAGGTAACTGTCACGCACTGTGTCAACACTGAGCTAGCATATGGGCCTGTTCCTGCAGCCTTTAAGCTAAGGTATCTCCTGTTGaaaacggagggaggggggcatttAAGAACTATTGGGTCAGGCAGAGAATATGCCAACAACAGAAAAAGCTGCTGACAATGAGATACAAAAGAAAGGCAGTTCCTTATATAACAGGTCCAAAGTTTCACTTTTGGGGAAAGACTATATAGTCTACTGCTAGGCGCAAATTTCACCCACAACTAATTAATAGCAATAGCTGCTATGAGACTATTTTACTGTTTCTCCTACtgcttttaaacactgttatattTTGATCAGATGCTTTTTTCATCtacagtaaaattaaaaaaaaattaagttaactTTAAAGTTCAACTATTGTGTACTAGAAATACTTGTAGTGTTTAAAATTCCAGATCAGGCACTTTGTCATGGATAGTGTCTCACTTTTGCCTTTTAGGTTGTGATTGAAGCTCAAGGCCTAGAATCCATAATAGCTGCATCTGCTGATGAAGGCGAGGAAAACCTGGAGTCCTTTGCTGGCATGTCAGCAATCTTGTTGGATGTTCAGCTCAGGCCCGTTACCTTTTTCCAGGGGTACGGAGATTTAATGTCTAAAATGTTCTCGGCAACTGGAGACCCTATGA includes:
- the MTTP gene encoding microsomal triglyceride transfer protein large subunit is translated as MILLTVLFLCIFSTYSASVKGHTTGPRINNDKLYKFTYSTEVLIDRIKGLSEDSAGYRISSGVDVNLVWRNPNNDDDQLIRIMIKDVKIENVNERPAAKNIFKGKHSENIIGKEYLSALQRPVVLQWTRGKVKNFYSYKNEPAVIQNLKRGLASLFQIQLHSGAAREVDVSGKCNVTYHARESQVTKIKALGTCEIKKTGFTSHNELLDVSTKVTSATIYVLEDSFIKSVRAEENHVLSLNFRQTTNAKIVSKQKLELKSMEAGPRVIAGKQVASVINTLDSNYIAVPLVAEPVKTECKNCPSISEHWQAIRKQLEPENLSKAEATRSFLSFIQNLREATKEEILQILRSERNDVLPQLVDAVTSAQTPASLEAMLEFLDFKNGSSSVLQERFLYACGFASHPNELLLKSLINRLQGQIGNSEIRETVTIIVGALVKKLCDKGGCKLPAVVRAKQLILGGLDKAKKEDDVKMYLLAMKNALLPEAIPLLLKYAEAGEGPISNLAATALQRYGISFITSEVKETMNRIYHQNHKIYEKTLRTTAAAIIFSNNPSYMEVKNLLLSIGELPLEMNKYMLSLVQDILHFEMPASKMIRKVLKDMVVHNYDRFSKTGSSSAYSGYVTRGPDASSTYSLDILYSGSGILRSSNMNILLFNKNARLHASQVVIEAQGLESIIAASADEGEENLESFAGMSAILLDVQLRPVTFFQGYGDLMSKMFSATGDPMNVVKGLILLTDYSQVIQLQSGLKASAEFQGGLAIDISGGMEFSLWYRESKTSVKNRGAMVVVGNIFVDSFFVKAGMETSFETEATLNFISTVQFSEYPFLVCMQMDKIESPFRQYVTKYESLPSGKRYTSRKGKVKLLAGSEYPLHQENSNMCRKVFSTQSDSSDSWF